One Camelina sativa cultivar DH55 chromosome 3, Cs, whole genome shotgun sequence genomic window carries:
- the LOC104763361 gene encoding UDP-glycosyltransferase 75B1: MAPPHFLLVTFPAQGHVNPSLRFARRLIKTTGAHVTFVTCLSFFHRSMIPNHNKVDNLSFLTFSDGFDDGGISTSDDSQKRSVNLTVNGDKALSDFIEANRNGDSPVTCLIYTILLNWAPKVARRYQLPCALLWIQPALVFDIYYNHFMGNKSAFELPNLSSLEIRDLPSFLTPSNTNKAAYGSFQEMMESLKEETNPKILINTFDSLEPEALTAYPNIEMVAVGPLLPTEVFSGSTTKSVKDQSSSSYTLWLDSKTESSVIYVSFGTMVELSKKQIEELARALIEGKRPFLWVITDKPNRETKAEGEDEIEVEKIAGFRDELEEVGMLVSWCSQIEVLRHRSVGCFVTHCGWNSTLESLVLGVPVVAFPMWSDQPTNAKLLEESWMTGVRVRENSEGLVERGEIKRCLEAVMKEKSVELRENAEKWKRLATEAGGEGGSSDKNMEAFVEEICGNSVVQKLSCVK; encoded by the exons atgGCGCCACCGCATTTTCTACTGGTAACGTTTCCGGCACAAGGTCACGTGAACCCATCTCTCCGTTTTGCTCGTCGGCTCATCAAAACAACCGGCGCACATGTCACTTTCGTCACTTGTCTCTCCTTCTTCCACCGGTCTATGATCCCAAACCACAACAAG GTGGACAACCTCTCTTTCCTTACTTTCTCCGACGGTTTCGACGACGGAGGCATTTCAACCTCAGACGACAGTCAAAAGCGGTCGGTGAATCTCACGGTTAACGGTGATAAGGCTCTATCTGACTTTATCGAAGCTAACCGGAACGGAGACTCTCCGGTAACTTGCTTGATCTACACGATTCTTCTCAATTGGGCTCCAAAAGTAGCACGAAGATATCAACTTCCTTGTGCTCTTCTCTGGATCCAACCCGCTTTGGTTTTCGACATCTATTACAACCACTTCATGGGAAACAAGTCTGCTTTCGAGTTACcgaatctttcttctctggaGATCCGAGATCTTCCTTCTTTCCTCACACCTtccaacacaaacaaagcaGCATACGGATCGTTTCAAGAAATGATGGAGTCTctcaaagaagaaaccaacccCAAAATTCTCATCAACACTTTCGATTCGCTGGAGCCAGAGGCCTTAACGGCTTACCCTAACATCGAAATGGTAGCGGTTGGTCCTTTACTTCCCACGGAGGTTTTCTCAGGAAGCACCACCAAGTCAGTTAAAGATCAAAGTAGTAGTAGTTATACACTTTGGCTAGACTCGAAAACAGAGTCCTCTGTTATTTACGTTTCTTTTGGAACAATGGTTGAGTTGTCCAAGAAACAGATAGAGGAGCTGGCTAGAGCACTCATTGAAGGGAAACGACCTTTTCTGTGGGTTATAACTGATAAACCCAACAGAGAAACGAAAGCAGAAGGTGAAGACGAGATAGAGGTTGAGAAGATAGCTGGTTTCAGAGACGAGCTCGAAGAGGTTGGGATGCTTGTATCGTGGTGTTCGCAGATAGAGGTTTTACGACACCGATCCGTAGGTTGTTTTGTGACTCATTGTGGTTGGAACTCTACGTTGGAGAGTTTGGTTCTTGGAGTTCCGGTGGTGGCATTCCCGATGTGGTCAGATCAGCCGACGAACGCAAAGCTACTGGAGGAATCATGGATGACAGGTGTGAGGGTAAGAGAGAACTCGGAAGGTTTGGTGGAGAGAGGAGAGATAAAGAGGTGTTTGGAAGCAGTGATGAAGGAGAAGTCGGTGGAGCTGAGGGAAAACGCAGAGAAATGGAAGCGTTTGGCGACTGAAGCGGGTGGAGAAGGAGGGTCTTCGGATAAGAACATGGAAGCTTTTGTGGAGGAGATTTGTGGAAACTCTGTTGTTCAAAAGTTAAGTTGTGTGAAGTGA